A window of Tripterygium wilfordii isolate XIE 37 chromosome 7, ASM1340144v1, whole genome shotgun sequence contains these coding sequences:
- the LOC120002610 gene encoding uncharacterized protein LOC120002610 — protein sequence MRSKPTILQINKGFQRQEKKANVEEVLAQFMIKVENRFQNQDATMQNIERQIGQLTHILTERPQGSFPSTIETNPKEQANSITLRSGKTFEQPQSVVKDAMESLTTKNETKQNMGDSNIAKAYAPQPKVVSPPSYLPSIPFPQHALKQMSNYVKFMKEILSNKRKLEDNETVMLTEECSIILQRRLPPKLKDPGSFSISCTIENSYFEKSLCDLGTSVNLMPFSIFRKLGLGEPKATTISLQLADRSIKHPRGVIEDVLVKIDKFFFPTDFIVLDMEEDDEIPLILGRPFFVTGRTSINVQQGKLILRVQDEQVIFNVFEPIKFSSGCVRVDIKDKLVVDTFKKKKPRPHVEACLTDSRFIEDEKV from the exons ATGAGGAGTAAGCCAACTATATTGCAAATCAACAAAG GTTTTCAAAGACAAGAGAAGAAAGCTAATGTGGAGGAGGTATTAGCACAATTCATGATCAAGGTGGAAAATAGATTTCAAAATCAAGATGCCACAATGCAGAACATTGAAAGACAAATTGGACAGTTAACACATATATTAACTGAGAGACCTCAAGGTTCTTTTCCAAGCACCATAGAGACAAATCCCAAAGAGCAAGCAAATTCGATTACATTGAGGAGTGGAAAGACTTTTGAGCAACCCCAAAGTGTCGTCAAAGATGCCATGGAAAGCTTGACTACCAAGAATGAGACAAAGCAAAACATGGGAGATTCAAACATAGCAAAGGCATATGCACCACAGCCCAAAGTTGTCAGTCCACCATCATATCTTCCATCAATTCCTTTCCCACAAC ATGCTTTAAAACAAATGTCAAACTATGTCAAGTTTATGAAAGAGATCCTCTCCAACAAAAGAAAGCTTGAGGACAACGAAACTGTTATGCTTACGGAAGAGTGCAGCATAATTTTACAAAGAAGGCTTCCGCCAAAGCTAaaagatccaggaagtttcTCAATCTCTTGCACTATTGAAAattcttattttgaaaaatctttATGTGATTTAGGTACAAGCGTAAATCTAATGCCTTTTTCAATCTTTAGGAAACTTGGACTTGGTGAACCGAAGGCAACTACAATTTCTTTACAATTGGCAGATAGATCGATCAAGCACCCAAGAGGAGTTATTGAAGATGTGTTGGTGAAAATCGACAAATTCTTCTTCCCGACTGATTTCATTGTTTTGGACATGGAGGAAGACGATGAGATCCCACTCATACTTGGTCGACCATTCTTTGTTACGGGGAGGACATCAATCAATGTTCAACAAGGTAAATTGATTTTGAGAGTGCAAGATGAGCAAGTGATATTCAATGTTTTTGAGCCAATTAAGTTCTCATCCGGATGTGTTCGAGTGGACATTAAAGACAAGTTGGTAGTTGAcacttttaaaaagaaaaagccaaggcCACATGTTGAAGCATGTCTCACCGACTCTCGCTTCATCGAAGACGAGAAAGTTTGA